A window of the Streptomyces albireticuli genome harbors these coding sequences:
- a CDS encoding PAAR domain-containing protein, producing MPPAARTGDITAHGGVIGTPPPGAVQVATVLIGGRPAAVTGSLHACVPHAYLGPGNVILPDPAAAATGPVLIGGLPAARMRDRTTCGALITSGAPDVLIGGPV from the coding sequence ATGCCTCCCGCAGCCCGTACGGGTGACATCACCGCCCACGGCGGCGTCATCGGCACCCCGCCACCGGGGGCCGTCCAGGTCGCCACCGTACTGATCGGCGGCAGGCCGGCCGCCGTCACGGGGAGCCTGCACGCCTGCGTACCGCACGCGTACCTCGGTCCGGGGAACGTCATCCTGCCCGACCCGGCCGCCGCGGCCACCGGCCCGGTCCTGATCGGGGGGCTGCCCGCCGCGCGGATGCGGGACAGGACCACGTGCGGCGCTTTGATCACCAGCGGCGCCCCGGACGTGCTGATCGGAGGGCCGGTGTGA
- a CDS encoding phage tail protein — MTRAAIPGLTGRHPLGTLLPGLYTDDDLAQRFTAGLDTVLAPVLSTLDNLPAYFDPQLTPADFLGWLSSWVDAGLDPAWPEALRRAAVARAVELHRRRGTRRGLADRLWLCLGARAEISDGGGARWSTTADSEPPPEPAGELLVRAWPVRTDRLDKAQVLDVVRASCPVHLTCRVEILPGPPDSAGR; from the coding sequence ATGACCAGGGCCGCGATACCCGGACTGACCGGCCGTCACCCCCTCGGCACCCTGCTGCCCGGCCTGTACACGGACGACGACCTCGCCCAGCGGTTCACCGCCGGACTCGACACCGTGCTGGCCCCCGTCCTCTCCACGCTGGACAACCTCCCCGCCTACTTCGACCCCCAACTCACGCCCGCGGACTTCCTCGGCTGGCTGTCCTCCTGGGTGGACGCCGGCCTCGACCCGGCGTGGCCGGAGGCGCTGCGCCGGGCCGCCGTGGCGCGAGCCGTGGAACTGCACCGCCGGCGCGGCACCCGGCGGGGACTGGCCGACCGGCTGTGGCTGTGCCTCGGAGCGCGGGCCGAGATCTCCGACGGCGGAGGCGCGCGCTGGTCCACCACCGCGGACTCCGAACCGCCCCCGGAGCCGGCCGGGGAACTCCTGGTGCGGGCCTGGCCGGTGCGCACCGACCGGCTGGACAAGGCCCAGGTCCTCGACGTCGTCCGGGCGTCCTGCCCGGTCCATCTCACCTGCCGGGTCGAGATCCTGCCCGGCCCGCCCGACAGCGCAGGAAGGTGA
- a CDS encoding putative baseplate assembly protein translates to MALPSPNLDDRRFQQLVDEAKRYVQQRAPEWTDHNVSDPGVTLIETFAYMVDQLIYRLNRVPDKNYSAFLDLLGIRLFPPAAATADVDFWLSAPQPETVTLRSGTEVATARGETEEAVVFTTTEDLPIVPSSLERLVTAPVSGERADRTTELAEGRDIPCFQARPEPGDAMLFGLPAAVPRCVVAVRLDSRVEGVGVDPRQPPLAWEAWDGARWKACETGTDTTGGLNRPGEVLVHVPAGHTASVVAGTRAGWLRCRVTPPEPGQPFYSESPTIREAEVFTVGGTATVEHAETLTDAPLGVSEGVAGQRFLLDHPPVLLDGRPPVVEVSSAEGWQTWTVVDHFGGGSPEDRHVVLDATTGEFAFPPAVREPDGTLRAYGAVPGKGAYLRVPRYRTGGGAAGNVARAAISVLRSSVPYVARVENREAARGGVDGETVADAKQRAPHELRVQERAVTARDHEFIARQAAPSVRRVRCLPAVAGEGGAVRVLIVPDAVADEGDRLRFEQLIPSEQVLSAITARLDERRLLGTRLVVEPPAYQGVTVVARIVAAGDTDRVREDALAALFRYLDPLRGGADGDGWAFGRPVQYGEVFAVLQRATGAGLIEGLRLFPADPITGRRGAAAERIDVADNALVFSYQHQVIVTDPDGSP, encoded by the coding sequence ATGGCGCTCCCCTCGCCCAACCTGGACGACCGCCGCTTCCAGCAACTCGTCGACGAGGCCAAGCGGTACGTACAGCAGCGCGCCCCGGAGTGGACCGACCACAACGTCTCCGACCCCGGCGTCACCCTCATCGAGACCTTCGCCTACATGGTCGACCAGCTGATCTACCGGCTGAACCGGGTACCCGACAAGAACTACTCGGCGTTCCTGGACCTGCTGGGCATCCGGCTGTTCCCGCCCGCCGCGGCCACCGCCGACGTCGACTTCTGGCTCTCCGCCCCCCAGCCGGAGACGGTGACGCTCCGGTCGGGCACCGAGGTCGCCACCGCCCGCGGCGAGACCGAGGAAGCCGTGGTCTTCACCACCACCGAGGACCTGCCGATCGTCCCCAGCTCCCTCGAACGGCTGGTGACGGCACCGGTGTCGGGCGAGCGGGCCGACCGCACGACCGAGCTGGCGGAGGGCCGGGACATCCCCTGCTTCCAGGCCCGCCCCGAGCCGGGTGACGCGATGCTGTTCGGCCTGCCCGCCGCCGTACCGCGCTGCGTCGTCGCCGTGCGCCTGGACAGCCGCGTCGAAGGCGTCGGCGTGGACCCGCGCCAGCCGCCCCTGGCGTGGGAGGCCTGGGACGGCGCGCGCTGGAAGGCCTGCGAGACCGGCACCGACACCACCGGCGGGCTCAACCGGCCGGGCGAAGTCCTCGTGCACGTACCCGCCGGCCACACCGCGTCGGTGGTCGCCGGCACCCGCGCGGGATGGCTGCGCTGCCGGGTCACCCCACCGGAACCGGGTCAGCCGTTCTACTCCGAGTCACCCACGATCCGCGAGGCCGAGGTGTTCACGGTCGGCGGCACCGCGACCGTCGAGCACGCCGAGACCCTGACCGATGCGCCGCTGGGCGTCTCCGAAGGCGTCGCGGGCCAGCGGTTCCTCCTGGACCACCCACCGGTCCTCCTCGACGGCCGGCCTCCGGTGGTCGAGGTGTCCTCGGCCGAGGGATGGCAGACCTGGACCGTCGTCGACCACTTCGGCGGTGGCTCACCCGAGGACCGCCACGTCGTGCTCGACGCCACCACGGGGGAGTTCGCCTTCCCGCCCGCGGTGCGGGAACCGGACGGGACGCTGCGCGCCTACGGCGCGGTGCCCGGGAAGGGGGCGTACCTCCGGGTCCCCCGGTACCGGACGGGCGGGGGAGCGGCGGGGAACGTCGCCCGCGCCGCCATCTCCGTCCTGCGCAGCTCCGTGCCCTACGTCGCCAGGGTGGAGAACCGCGAGGCGGCCCGCGGCGGGGTGGACGGCGAGACCGTGGCCGACGCCAAGCAGCGGGCACCCCACGAACTGCGCGTGCAGGAACGGGCCGTCACCGCGCGGGACCACGAGTTCATCGCCCGGCAGGCGGCCCCCTCGGTGCGCCGGGTGCGCTGCCTCCCGGCCGTGGCGGGCGAGGGCGGCGCGGTACGCGTCCTGATCGTGCCCGACGCGGTCGCCGACGAAGGGGACCGGCTGCGCTTCGAGCAACTGATCCCGTCCGAGCAGGTGCTGTCGGCGATCACCGCGCGCCTCGACGAGCGGCGGCTGCTGGGCACCAGGCTCGTGGTGGAACCGCCCGCCTACCAGGGCGTGACCGTCGTCGCCCGGATCGTGGCGGCGGGCGACACGGACCGGGTGCGCGAGGACGCGCTCGCCGCGCTGTTCCGCTACCTCGACCCCCTGCGCGGGGGAGCCGACGGCGACGGCTGGGCGTTCGGCAGGCCCGTGCAGTACGGGGAGGTCTTCGCCGTGCTCCAGCGGGCCACCGGGGCCGGCCTGATCGAAGGGCTACGGCTCTTCCCCGCGGACCCGATCACCGGGCGGCGCGGCGCGGCGGCCGAACGGATCGACGTGGCGGACAACGCCCTGGTCTTCTCCTATCAGCATCAGGTCATCGTCACCGACCCGGACGGCTCCCCGTGA
- a CDS encoding GPW/gp25 family protein — MSERFIGRGWAFPLRVGPTGGIGMVERDREIAEAIRLVLGTAPGERPMRPDFGCGIHDYVFAPGDGATAGRVAHHVRSALERWEPRVEVTDVLVAFDAVDDGTLYIDVRYTVRSTNDRRNLVFPFYTIPFTEGAPDGGAG, encoded by the coding sequence GTGAGCGAGCGGTTCATCGGCCGCGGCTGGGCCTTCCCGCTGCGGGTGGGGCCCACCGGCGGCATCGGCATGGTCGAGCGGGACCGGGAGATCGCGGAGGCGATCCGCCTGGTGCTGGGCACCGCCCCGGGAGAGCGGCCGATGCGCCCTGACTTCGGCTGCGGCATCCACGACTACGTCTTCGCGCCCGGCGACGGCGCCACCGCCGGCCGCGTCGCGCACCACGTCCGGTCGGCACTGGAGCGCTGGGAACCGCGCGTCGAGGTCACCGACGTGCTGGTCGCGTTCGACGCGGTCGACGACGGCACCCTCTACATCGACGTCCGCTACACCGTGCGGTCCACCAACGACCGCCGCAACCTCGTCTTCCCCTTCTACACGATCCCCTTCACGGAAGGCGCCCCGGACGGAGGCGCGGGCTGA
- a CDS encoding histidine phosphatase family protein: MRSIHVVTHPEASHHVEGLVGGWHDSHLTPTGLRAAAAIAQALRAEIPEDAEVELISSDLLRTRRTAEEIGGLFGVEPVLDHRLREKSYGEAEGRPQEWLDKRFVPPPATGDRMAHDEGVPGAETKADLARRVYAAMDEIVQRPCEHQIIVTHGFALTFVVASWIRMPVESLGYVNLRAPSGSITHLREDDFFHNRQIVRLGDTRHLED, encoded by the coding sequence GTGCGCAGTATCCACGTCGTCACCCACCCGGAGGCGAGCCACCACGTCGAGGGGCTCGTCGGCGGGTGGCACGATTCCCACCTCACCCCCACCGGCCTGCGGGCGGCGGCCGCCATCGCCCAGGCGCTGCGGGCCGAGATCCCCGAGGACGCCGAGGTCGAGCTGATCTCCTCGGACCTGCTGCGGACCCGGCGCACGGCCGAGGAGATCGGCGGGCTGTTCGGCGTGGAGCCGGTCCTGGACCACCGGCTGCGGGAGAAGTCCTACGGGGAGGCGGAGGGGCGGCCCCAGGAGTGGCTGGACAAGCGGTTCGTGCCGCCGCCCGCCACCGGGGACCGGATGGCACACGACGAGGGCGTGCCGGGGGCCGAGACGAAGGCGGACCTGGCCCGGCGCGTCTACGCGGCCATGGACGAGATCGTGCAGCGCCCCTGCGAGCACCAGATCATCGTGACCCACGGTTTCGCGCTGACCTTCGTCGTGGCGTCCTGGATCAGGATGCCGGTCGAGTCCCTCGGCTACGTCAACCTCCGGGCGCCCTCGGGCAGCATCACCCATCTGCGCGAGGACGACTTCTTCCACAACCGCCAGATCGTCCGCCTCGGCGACACCCGTCACCTGGAGGACTGA
- the asnB gene encoding asparagine synthase (glutamine-hydrolyzing), protein MCRIYGYFGAGTDETALHAARDAQLPGGPDQQHCARGEDWGLGCNRLSIQDPSHGRQPFTNAGGSVHAVFNGEIYNFRAIRAELAGHGVHIDGDSDGSVLIPYYELHGDRFADRLEGMYAIALVDLRFGRRLKLWCDPLAVKSLYYAATGDGVVFSSELSGITALRPKPLSVDPLAVDHYMNWQCLPNGTSWYAGVSSLHPGEQLVHDVRTVVKRRRRDARPRPADDACTPGSLAALLTREVERMSLQSAPVAVQVSGGLDSAVLATLLRRRRADVTGFHVTHEGSHDSDEEGYARQAAAHAGIPLEVVEIREARLPELIPAMVTALGTPNATPHALSAYVLFQEIAHGSFRVCFVGDGADEQFGGYRRYSTALAADDGTWQARYLDRLSLVPEARYRRLYTPEYRALIDSGASSRQRSLELLGRPAPSRLEQLLTFDRLHKLPSLNLRKLDHLGMAHAVEGRVPYCQPSVTAFARRTPDDLKVDGSRRKGILWDAGRGLIPRSVQKRAKQPFTFPVDAFMTPGTKLWDFTTDVLARPRLCDAGFLSGAAVRKVFAEHTAGRDHARLLWGLMVLELSLP, encoded by the coding sequence TTGTGCCGGATCTACGGCTACTTCGGAGCGGGTACCGACGAGACCGCCCTGCACGCCGCGCGGGACGCCCAGCTGCCGGGCGGCCCGGACCAGCAGCACTGCGCCCGGGGTGAGGACTGGGGCCTGGGGTGCAACCGCCTCTCGATCCAGGACCCGTCCCACGGCCGCCAGCCCTTCACCAACGCCGGCGGCTCGGTGCACGCGGTGTTCAACGGCGAGATCTACAACTTCCGCGCCATCAGGGCGGAGCTCGCCGGACACGGCGTACACATCGATGGCGACTCGGACGGGTCGGTCCTGATCCCGTACTACGAGCTGCACGGCGACCGCTTCGCCGACAGGCTCGAAGGGATGTACGCGATCGCCCTGGTGGACCTGCGCTTCGGGCGCCGGCTCAAGTTGTGGTGCGACCCGCTCGCCGTCAAGAGCCTGTACTACGCGGCCACCGGGGACGGCGTCGTCTTCTCATCCGAGCTGAGCGGTATCACCGCCCTGCGGCCGAAGCCTCTCTCCGTCGACCCGCTCGCCGTCGACCACTACATGAACTGGCAGTGCCTGCCCAACGGCACGTCCTGGTACGCGGGAGTGTCGTCCCTGCACCCGGGTGAGCAGCTGGTCCACGACGTGAGGACCGTCGTCAAGCGCCGGCGGCGGGACGCCCGTCCGCGGCCCGCGGACGACGCCTGCACGCCCGGGAGCCTCGCCGCCTTGCTGACCCGGGAGGTGGAGCGGATGTCCCTCCAGTCCGCGCCGGTGGCCGTCCAGGTCTCGGGCGGCCTCGACTCCGCCGTCCTCGCCACGCTGCTCCGGCGCCGCCGTGCCGACGTCACCGGCTTCCACGTGACCCACGAGGGCAGCCACGACTCGGACGAGGAGGGCTACGCGCGCCAGGCCGCGGCGCACGCCGGCATCCCGCTCGAAGTGGTGGAGATCAGGGAGGCGCGGCTGCCCGAGCTGATACCGGCCATGGTGACGGCGCTGGGCACCCCGAACGCGACACCGCACGCCCTGAGCGCGTACGTCCTCTTCCAGGAGATCGCGCACGGCTCCTTCCGGGTCTGCTTCGTCGGCGACGGGGCCGACGAACAGTTCGGCGGCTACCGCCGCTACAGCACCGCACTCGCGGCGGACGACGGGACCTGGCAGGCCCGCTACCTCGACCGGCTGTCGCTGGTCCCGGAGGCGCGCTACCGGCGGCTCTACACCCCCGAGTACCGCGCGCTGATCGACTCCGGTGCGAGCAGCCGGCAACGGTCCCTGGAGCTCCTCGGCCGGCCGGCTCCCTCACGCCTGGAGCAGCTGCTGACCTTCGACCGGCTGCACAAGCTGCCCAGCCTCAACCTGCGCAAACTCGATCACCTCGGCATGGCGCACGCGGTCGAGGGCCGTGTGCCCTACTGCCAGCCCTCCGTCACCGCCTTCGCGCGCCGCACCCCCGACGACCTGAAGGTCGACGGGTCCCGGCGCAAGGGCATCCTGTGGGACGCCGGAAGAGGGCTGATCCCGCGGTCGGTCCAGAAGCGGGCGAAACAGCCCTTCACGTTCCCCGTGGACGCCTTCATGACCCCGGGCACCAAACTCTGGGACTTCACCACCGACGTCCTGGCCAGGCCCCGGCTCTGCGACGCCGGGTTCCTCAGCGGGGCGGCCGTACGGAAGGTGTTCGCGGAACACACGGCGGGACGGGACCACGCCCGGCTGCTGTGGGGCCTGATGGTCCTGGAGCTGTCCCTCCCGTGA
- a CDS encoding VgrG-related protein: MSGAQAGGGRSFAADPIVEAPGELPRFWATQLVSCVVDENVGLPGSAELTFRDPQHTMLTETAITIGTPLKVSVVTVRGGARQRLFGGEVTALELDSDTTGSFTVVRAYSKAHRLRRGRKVVAFRNMSTADIVRKVAAGAGLRCGRIDAAPVTHQQLSQANVSDWEFLQYLAGESGARVSVDDDGLLQFTRPTPAASAPPPSTPATVNPMVLEYGRNLLALRAALTSAEQAGSVEVRGWDVRTKKPLVAKERSVISKVVNPGLSPGVVSAAFGAPARLTVADTPYRTQAEAMAVAGSLAASVSSGIGEIEAVVEGHPRLRAGTPVALGNVGPAFSGRYTATSVHHVLEPYRGYRTTVTVSTAPDRSLAGLAAGANAPSRGPRMPGLAIGVVTDIREQGGQRGWVRLRFPWLDDTYVTDWVRTVQWGGQGGGGVFGPEVNDEVLVGFEQGLLDSPYVLGGLYNGVDKPSPHDVPLVDRTSGKVNRRSLVSRSGNRIELLDAPRGPSGVRLTTGDKQLVVHLDERRNRLELKVLGPGGRRPLSSVTLTPTGITLDAGTGEVKVRGRSVLVNGTQQVVVNGGLLGILKARLIRIN; encoded by the coding sequence ATGAGCGGCGCGCAGGCGGGCGGCGGCCGTTCGTTCGCGGCCGACCCGATCGTCGAGGCTCCTGGCGAACTGCCCCGGTTCTGGGCCACCCAGCTGGTGAGCTGCGTGGTGGACGAGAACGTGGGCCTGCCCGGCAGCGCCGAGCTGACCTTCCGGGACCCCCAGCACACGATGCTCACCGAGACGGCCATCACCATCGGTACCCCTCTGAAGGTCTCGGTGGTCACCGTGCGGGGCGGCGCCCGGCAGCGGTTGTTCGGCGGCGAGGTGACCGCGCTGGAACTGGACTCCGACACCACCGGCTCGTTCACCGTCGTCAGGGCGTACTCGAAGGCGCACCGGTTGCGGCGCGGCCGGAAGGTGGTGGCGTTCCGGAACATGTCGACGGCGGACATCGTCCGCAAGGTGGCCGCGGGCGCGGGGCTGAGGTGCGGCAGGATCGACGCCGCGCCGGTCACCCATCAGCAGCTGTCGCAGGCCAACGTCTCCGACTGGGAGTTCCTCCAGTACCTCGCGGGGGAGAGCGGGGCGCGGGTGAGCGTGGACGACGACGGTCTGCTCCAGTTCACCCGGCCCACGCCGGCCGCGTCGGCGCCGCCGCCCTCGACCCCCGCCACCGTGAACCCGATGGTCCTGGAGTACGGGCGCAACCTCCTCGCCCTGCGGGCCGCGCTGACCAGCGCCGAGCAGGCCGGCAGCGTCGAGGTCCGGGGCTGGGACGTACGCACGAAGAAACCGCTGGTGGCCAAGGAGCGGTCCGTGATCAGCAAGGTGGTGAACCCGGGGCTGAGCCCGGGGGTGGTCAGCGCCGCGTTCGGCGCCCCCGCCCGGCTGACGGTCGCCGACACCCCCTACCGCACCCAGGCCGAGGCCATGGCCGTGGCCGGGTCCCTCGCGGCCTCGGTGAGTTCCGGCATCGGCGAGATCGAGGCGGTCGTCGAAGGGCATCCCCGGCTGCGCGCGGGCACGCCGGTGGCGCTGGGCAACGTCGGTCCCGCGTTCTCCGGGCGCTACACGGCGACCTCCGTGCACCACGTCCTGGAGCCGTACCGCGGATACCGGACGACCGTCACCGTCAGCACCGCGCCCGACCGCTCCCTCGCGGGCCTGGCGGCCGGGGCGAACGCGCCGTCCCGGGGCCCGCGCATGCCAGGTCTCGCGATCGGCGTGGTCACCGACATCCGCGAACAGGGCGGCCAGCGCGGCTGGGTGAGACTGAGGTTCCCGTGGCTGGACGACACCTACGTCACCGACTGGGTCCGCACCGTGCAGTGGGGCGGCCAGGGCGGGGGAGGGGTGTTCGGCCCCGAGGTCAACGACGAGGTGCTCGTCGGGTTCGAGCAGGGGCTGCTGGACAGCCCGTACGTCCTGGGCGGGCTCTACAACGGCGTCGACAAGCCCTCGCCGCACGACGTGCCGCTGGTCGACAGGACGAGCGGGAAGGTCAACCGCCGCTCCCTGGTGTCCCGTTCGGGCAACCGGATCGAGCTGCTCGACGCCCCGCGCGGCCCGTCCGGCGTCCGGCTGACCACCGGTGACAAACAGCTGGTCGTCCACCTCGACGAGCGCCGGAACCGCCTGGAGCTGAAGGTGCTCGGCCCGGGCGGCAGGCGGCCGCTGAGCTCGGTGACCCTCACCCCGACCGGCATCACCCTCGACGCCGGTACGGGTGAGGTGAAGGTGCGCGGGCGCTCCGTACTCGTCAACGGCACGCAGCAGGTCGTCGTGAACGGCGGTCTGCTCGGCATCCTCAAGGCCAGGCTCATCCGCATCAACTAG
- a CDS encoding NADase-type glycan-binding domain-containing protein, whose translation MRSCPVCQAANGETDDFCGNCASYLGWSEPSAAPAAARTGEPPATPSAEVAGPTARPPAGPAKPSGPASPTEPAAEDRATPAPTAPAPYDRGGTAGPDTPGPARPETPAGDPVVPVQPAKPVARRPVVRPVPVTEPSGGGPPCPSCGTPNLPERRFCRRCAARLTPPRHVVALPWWRTRWPFRRRVRGGSGQGLRRLLAVLVVIALAVAGFLLVPAGRALFEDTRDKLGKAAEVGPAAVTASAEVPGHPAAQAADGLSNRYWGAPGLGDSVSFTFGAPFRLVALVVHTGTSAKPEDFRHQARPVRVDLVVASADGKVHSTALTFNDKPGPQTVRLGVSDAVKATLVVRAAAGLEPGRHIALAEVEFFKRT comes from the coding sequence GTGCGCTCATGCCCGGTGTGCCAGGCGGCCAACGGCGAGACCGACGACTTCTGCGGGAACTGCGCTTCCTACCTCGGCTGGTCCGAGCCGTCGGCGGCACCCGCCGCCGCCCGGACCGGAGAGCCGCCCGCCACGCCCTCCGCGGAGGTGGCCGGCCCCACGGCGAGGCCCCCGGCCGGTCCCGCGAAGCCGTCCGGCCCCGCCTCGCCCACGGAGCCCGCCGCCGAGGACAGGGCGACACCCGCCCCGACGGCCCCGGCCCCGTACGACCGTGGCGGCACCGCCGGACCGGACACGCCCGGCCCCGCGCGCCCGGAGACGCCCGCGGGTGACCCGGTGGTCCCCGTCCAGCCCGCGAAACCCGTCGCGCGCCGCCCTGTCGTACGCCCCGTACCGGTGACCGAGCCCTCGGGCGGCGGCCCGCCGTGCCCCTCCTGCGGAACGCCGAACCTGCCCGAGCGGCGGTTCTGCCGGCGCTGTGCCGCACGGCTGACGCCGCCTCGGCACGTGGTGGCGCTGCCGTGGTGGCGTACGCGGTGGCCCTTCCGGCGCCGGGTGCGCGGCGGCTCCGGCCAAGGGCTCCGGCGGCTCCTCGCGGTGCTGGTGGTGATCGCCCTAGCGGTCGCCGGGTTCCTGCTCGTACCGGCCGGCCGCGCCCTCTTCGAGGACACCCGGGACAAACTGGGCAAGGCCGCGGAGGTCGGCCCGGCCGCGGTCACGGCGAGCGCCGAGGTGCCCGGCCACCCCGCGGCCCAGGCCGCGGACGGGCTGTCCAACAGGTACTGGGGAGCCCCTGGGCTCGGCGACTCGGTCTCGTTCACCTTCGGCGCGCCGTTCCGGCTGGTGGCCCTCGTGGTGCACACCGGCACCTCGGCGAAGCCGGAGGACTTCCGGCACCAGGCGCGGCCCGTCCGGGTGGATCTCGTGGTGGCCTCGGCGGACGGCAAGGTCCACAGCACCGCTCTGACCTTCAACGACAAGCCAGGCCCGCAGACGGTCCGGCTCGGCGTCAGCGACGCGGTCAAGGCCACCCTTGTCGTACGCGCGGCGGCGGGCCTGGAGCCCGGCCGGCACATCGCCCTGGCCGAGGTGGAGTTCTTCAAGCGCACCTGA